One stretch of Acidobacteriota bacterium DNA includes these proteins:
- the glnD gene encoding [protein-PII] uridylyltransferase — MQFNLATIEQHAIEKLHRIESQHNSVERLNALKKFIKTETQRLWFRHRFGIGGREIVRARSLIVDLLIRVISRRVVDEQFRLTALPGFAVIAVGGYGRQELAPHSDIDLMFLYQDGAKAQTISQLSEEILYSLWDIGFTVGHSLRSLKESISIGKDDIVSRNSMVDARLLFGNHALFKTLTDRLEKEVFEKQKDKLLAELMSERLARYNKFGEVACVQEPNIKETAGGLRDFHYLMWACRIAYGYRTLQELVSAGIISEREARLMNSAYDFLLQVRNDLHFLTSRQSDLLSFDLQQQVARNLRYENSDKQQASEIFMRDYYLHARNLKRLTESQLNRATKKSEYQFWFRKRRTPSVNGGFVARNQALDFSESIEMPVLKIDGARMMQAFNYAQSIGMNFSSRVQESIQQSLPEINRRFIASPIASQGFLKTLRLKGRVANGLRLMHDHEFLSKFMPEFGRITCLVQHDLYHRYTVDEHTLRAIETLDLLANSQETKLERYRKIYAEITDPAILHLGLLLHDIGKGLGGGHTEKGIKIAQKICARLHLESQKTEQVLFLIREHLKMSYISQRRDLADDKVIQEFAAQMGTLDNLNMLTLLTYGDINGVGPGVWNEWKDTLLWELYAKARGCLAIEDPAKKDPEPRQQKVARLLARDIDEETIAKHFATLTGEYLNTTPITTIVEHIRLSHTLGTNPVNTSWHVNHQSRFTDLHLCSRNQPGLFAAIAGALTAKGINILSVRLNTRTDGLAVDSFKVRDMTGEPIIEPSRWEQIDKTIRQALSGELDVAAAVDKRLKAHRQSPMQKRKRESAKPTKITWDNTHSERCTILEVRTSDRWGLAYKIASTLASLDLDIVFAKVATEKNLALDIFYITNNFGEKLTNEVLPFVETTILNTLNENQQ; from the coding sequence ATGCAATTTAATTTAGCGACGATTGAGCAGCATGCCATAGAAAAGTTACACCGAATCGAAAGTCAGCATAATTCGGTTGAGCGGCTGAACGCGCTCAAAAAATTTATCAAGACGGAAACCCAACGACTCTGGTTTCGCCATCGGTTCGGCATCGGCGGCAGAGAAATTGTTCGCGCTCGCAGTCTGATTGTTGACCTGTTGATTCGCGTCATCAGTCGCCGGGTGGTCGATGAACAATTCCGTTTAACGGCGCTTCCGGGATTTGCGGTCATTGCGGTTGGCGGTTATGGGCGACAGGAACTCGCGCCGCATTCCGATATTGATTTGATGTTTCTCTATCAGGATGGCGCGAAAGCCCAAACCATCTCTCAGCTCAGCGAAGAAATTTTATACTCGCTCTGGGATATTGGGTTCACCGTCGGACACAGTCTGAGAAGCCTGAAGGAAAGTATCTCCATCGGCAAAGACGACATCGTTTCGAGAAATTCAATGGTGGATGCGCGGTTGTTATTTGGCAATCACGCGCTATTTAAAACCTTAACCGACAGGTTGGAAAAAGAGGTCTTTGAAAAACAGAAAGACAAACTGCTCGCTGAATTGATGAGCGAACGACTAGCGCGATACAACAAATTCGGCGAAGTCGCTTGCGTGCAGGAACCCAACATTAAAGAAACCGCAGGGGGATTGCGCGATTTCCATTATTTGATGTGGGCGTGCCGGATTGCTTATGGTTATCGAACGCTTCAGGAACTGGTGAGCGCCGGAATTATTTCCGAACGCGAAGCCCGGCTGATGAATTCGGCATACGATTTTCTGTTACAGGTTCGCAACGATCTGCATTTTTTAACCTCGCGGCAAAGCGATTTATTATCGTTCGATCTGCAACAGCAGGTGGCGCGGAATTTACGTTATGAAAATTCCGATAAACAGCAGGCTTCGGAAATTTTCATGCGCGATTATTATCTGCACGCCCGCAACCTCAAACGCTTGACCGAATCGCAACTCAATCGCGCCACCAAAAAATCGGAATATCAATTCTGGTTCCGAAAGCGTCGCACACCAAGCGTGAATGGCGGATTTGTGGCGCGCAATCAGGCGCTTGATTTTTCCGAGTCGATTGAGATGCCCGTCCTCAAAATTGATGGAGCGCGAATGATGCAGGCGTTCAATTACGCGCAATCAATCGGCATGAATTTCAGTTCGAGAGTGCAGGAAAGCATTCAGCAGAGTTTGCCGGAAATTAACCGCCGATTCATCGCTTCGCCGATTGCTTCGCAAGGTTTTTTAAAAACTCTGCGACTGAAAGGGCGCGTCGCCAACGGCTTGCGGCTGATGCACGACCATGAATTTTTAAGCAAATTTATGCCGGAATTCGGGCGCATCACCTGTCTCGTTCAACACGACCTTTATCACCGGTATACAGTTGATGAACACACGCTCAGAGCCATTGAAACCCTGGATTTACTGGCGAATTCTCAAGAGACCAAGCTGGAACGTTACCGGAAAATCTATGCTGAAATCACTGACCCGGCGATTTTACATTTAGGGTTATTGCTTCACGACATCGGAAAAGGTTTAGGCGGCGGGCACACCGAAAAAGGCATAAAAATCGCCCAGAAAATTTGCGCCCGGTTACATCTCGAATCGCAAAAAACCGAACAGGTTCTTTTTCTCATCCGCGAACACCTGAAGATGTCTTATATCTCGCAGCGTCGTGATCTCGCCGACGATAAGGTGATTCAAGAGTTCGCCGCGCAGATGGGTACGCTTGACAATTTGAATATGCTGACTCTGCTGACTTATGGTGACATCAATGGCGTAGGTCCTGGGGTTTGGAACGAGTGGAAAGATACGTTGCTCTGGGAACTCTATGCAAAGGCGCGTGGCTGTTTAGCGATTGAAGACCCGGCAAAGAAAGACCCGGAGCCGCGACAGCAAAAAGTTGCCCGGCTGCTTGCCAGAGATATTGATGAGGAAACCATTGCCAAACATTTTGCAACTTTGACCGGCGAATATCTGAACACCACGCCGATAACCACGATTGTCGAACACATTCGGCTTTCGCATACGCTGGGGACAAATCCGGTTAATACCAGTTGGCACGTCAATCATCAAAGCCGCTTTACGGATTTACATTTGTGTTCGCGCAATCAACCCGGCTTGTTTGCAGCGATTGCCGGAGCGTTGACCGCCAAAGGCATCAATATTCTCAGCGTTCGCTTGAACACCCGAACCGATGGGTTGGCGGTTGATTCATTCAAGGTTCGCGATATGACCGGCGAACCGATTATTGAACCTTCGCGTTGGGAACAGATTGATAAAACCATCAGACAGGCACTCAGCGGCGAGTTGGATGTGGCGGCGGCAGTCGATAAACGGTTGAAGGCGCATCGTCAATCACCGATGCAAAAGCGCAAACGGGAAAGCGCCAAACCGACAAAAATCACCTGGGACAATACGCATTCCGAACGTTGCACGATTTTGGAGGTGCGCACCAGTGACCGTTGGGGATTGGCTTATAAAATCGCCAGTACGCTGGCATCTCTCGATTTGGATATTGTATTCGCTAAAGTGGCAACCGAAAAAAATCTGGCGCTCGATATTTTTTACATCACCAATAATTTCGGTGAGAAG